From Desulfuromonas soudanensis, the proteins below share one genomic window:
- a CDS encoding sigma-54-dependent transcriptional regulator, protein MDETLKPLLPILMVDDERPWLHSLALTLERQAGLNHTLLCCNGDEALKLLASTAFSLVLLDLTLPPPTGEDIIGWIRNERPELPVIIISGINQLNSAVRCMQLGACDYFVKTDDRNRIMTGILRALRLRELETENEKLRSGILHRSLGHPEAFAEISTVNPRMQAVFHYLEAVSPSSQPVLITGDSGTGKELVARIVHRLGRPKGPWVAVNAAGLDDNVFADTLFGHVRGAFTGAQQARKGMVEEAAGGTLFLDEIGDLSPGSQVKLLRLLQEEEYLPLGADRPRRSNVRIVAATNLDLAERMAAGAFRKDLYYRLKAHHVTLPSLRERRDDLPLLLEKFLSEAAEALGKKRPLLPVGLSDLMGDYPFPGNVRELRSMVFDAVSQHQSGRLSLAPFRKAIGEQALPSGAAPSSPLPADTGGRKLIFTETLPTLDEAGGLLVREAMERAGGNQSVAASFLGISRPALCQRLKKMRG, encoded by the coding sequence ATGGATGAAACGCTCAAGCCCCTCCTCCCCATCCTGATGGTCGACGATGAACGCCCCTGGCTCCACAGCCTGGCGCTGACCCTCGAACGCCAGGCGGGACTCAATCACACCCTCCTCTGCTGCAACGGCGACGAAGCCCTGAAGCTTCTGGCCTCCACCGCCTTTTCCCTGGTTCTCCTCGACCTGACCCTGCCGCCGCCGACGGGAGAGGACATCATCGGCTGGATCCGTAACGAACGCCCGGAGCTGCCGGTGATCATCATCAGCGGCATCAACCAGCTCAACAGCGCAGTGCGCTGCATGCAGCTCGGCGCCTGTGACTATTTCGTCAAGACCGACGACCGCAACCGCATCATGACCGGAATCCTCCGCGCCCTGCGCCTCCGGGAGCTGGAGACGGAAAACGAGAAGCTGCGCAGCGGCATCCTGCACCGGAGCCTCGGTCACCCCGAGGCCTTTGCCGAAATATCCACCGTCAACCCCCGGATGCAGGCGGTCTTCCACTACCTCGAGGCGGTCTCTCCCAGCAGCCAGCCGGTGCTGATCACCGGCGACAGCGGCACCGGCAAGGAACTGGTGGCCCGGATCGTTCACCGCCTCGGGCGCCCGAAGGGGCCCTGGGTGGCCGTCAACGCCGCCGGACTCGACGACAACGTCTTTGCCGACACCCTCTTCGGCCATGTGCGGGGCGCCTTCACCGGGGCCCAGCAGGCCCGCAAGGGGATGGTCGAGGAAGCCGCGGGGGGGACGTTGTTCCTCGACGAGATCGGCGACCTGAGTCCGGGGTCCCAGGTCAAGCTGCTGCGCCTCCTCCAGGAAGAGGAATATCTCCCCCTCGGCGCCGACCGCCCGAGACGGTCGAACGTCCGCATCGTCGCCGCCACCAATCTCGACCTCGCCGAACGGATGGCCGCCGGGGCCTTCCGCAAGGATCTCTATTACCGCCTCAAGGCCCACCACGTCACCCTCCCGTCCCTGCGGGAGCGCCGCGACGACCTGCCGCTCCTTCTCGAGAAGTTTCTCTCCGAGGCAGCCGAAGCACTGGGGAAAAAGCGCCCTCTGCTCCCCGTCGGACTCTCCGACCTGATGGGGGACTACCCCTTCCCCGGCAACGTCCGGGAACTGCGATCCATGGTCTTCGATGCCGTCAGCCAGCACCAGTCCGGACGGCTCTCCCTGGCACCCTTCCGGAAAGCCATCGGAGAGCAGGCTCTCCCCTCGGGCGCTGCACCGTCTTCGCCCCTCCCCGCCGATACGGGCGGACGGAAACTGATTTTCACCGAAACGCTGCCGACCCTCGACGAAGCGGGGGGACTGCTGGTTCGCGAGGCCATGGAGCGGGCCGGGGGAAACCAGTCCGTCGCCGCTTCCTTCCTCGGCATCTCCCGCCCCGCCCTCTGTCAGCGGCTGAAGAAGATGCGCGGCTGA
- a CDS encoding PAS domain-containing sensor histidine kinase produces MSQNPFSRLISRFTAAALQRRTRAERALQELNAELEKRVAERTEALRQANAQLKRNATLRQTILDTIPAPLYYKDDSGVYLGCNGAFEDFIGLTREEIVGKTVYDVAPPELAEIYRKADDDLLSRAGSQVYETTVRFSDGSPHDVMFHKAVFHNEGGAPAGIVGVMLDISERKRIEEALRESGGRFRRLIDSSPLGMYLFRLEAEGTLRLSGANPAADAILGLDHARLLGKSPEEAFPGIVGSDIPGLLLGVCREGTPWSADNFEYRDRGRTWIFEITAFQSAPGEMAVFFSDVTGRKGQEEMILRIAKGITPQTGDGFFRQLACALAETLEADYAFVATLCDGGVETVKTIAVCAQGAIADNLSFSLAGTPCNDLFDGGVCTYLKDVRSIFPEDPLLSERGVEAYVGTPLFDSLGRPLGFLAVLFCHPLQNSETAESLLKIFGGRAAAELERQNSEQVLQESEERFRVAFQSSPDAVLLARADNGTIVSVNDGFAAWSGYSRQECIGRTSLDLGLFEDPSFLEGMEEVLAGTGEISNLEARLRLRDKTITTGLVSARRIHFGGSPYLHISIRDISAIKATQQALGESEHRFRTLYQQFQALLDGIPDALLLLSPDLRVVWANSGAAIHFDRPGEDLAGLPWQTIWGTLPEEWDGCLREVFSSGEAAELMTQSADGRYWGVKVFPLRDPGGTVVNVIQIASDVSEKVRLREQALQSSRLAALGILAAGVAHEINNPNAQILLNLPMVAEAVAESLPILDRHRQEHGDFTWGGLRYSKMRDEIPLLVAEMEEAAGRIRFIVDDLKNFASKEPLDRSQTVDINEAVATTLRLAGNIIRRSTRRCEVDYGADLPSLPGNRQRLEQVFLNLIINACQALPDPERGLFVTTRFDTGDNCALITIRDEGQGMSPEILGHITDPFFTTRRDVGGSGLGLSISARIVKEHGGDIRFSSAPGAGTEVIVTLPSSQERIS; encoded by the coding sequence ATGTCCCAAAACCCTTTTTCCCGCCTCATTTCCCGGTTCACAGCTGCCGCCCTGCAACGCCGGACCCGGGCGGAGCGGGCCCTGCAGGAACTCAACGCCGAACTCGAAAAGCGGGTGGCCGAGCGCACAGAGGCGCTGCGACAGGCCAACGCCCAGCTCAAACGAAACGCAACCCTGCGCCAGACCATTCTTGACACCATCCCCGCCCCCCTCTACTACAAAGACGATTCCGGAGTCTACCTCGGCTGCAACGGCGCCTTCGAGGACTTCATCGGTTTGACCCGGGAGGAGATCGTCGGCAAAACCGTCTACGATGTCGCCCCACCGGAGCTGGCGGAAATTTACCGCAAGGCCGACGACGATCTCCTCTCCCGGGCAGGGAGCCAGGTCTACGAAACGACAGTGCGCTTTTCCGACGGCTCCCCGCACGACGTCATGTTTCACAAGGCCGTCTTCCACAACGAGGGCGGCGCTCCGGCGGGTATCGTCGGCGTCATGCTCGACATCTCCGAACGCAAACGGATCGAGGAGGCCCTTCGGGAGAGCGGGGGGCGCTTTCGCCGCTTGATCGACTCTTCGCCCCTGGGGATGTACCTCTTTCGCCTGGAAGCCGAGGGGACGCTGCGCCTCAGCGGAGCCAACCCGGCGGCAGACGCCATCCTCGGCCTCGACCACGCCCGACTCCTCGGCAAGAGCCCTGAAGAAGCCTTTCCCGGGATCGTCGGCAGCGATATCCCCGGCCTACTCCTCGGCGTCTGCCGGGAAGGGACGCCCTGGAGTGCGGACAACTTCGAATACCGGGACCGCGGGCGCACGTGGATTTTCGAAATCACCGCCTTTCAAAGCGCTCCCGGCGAGATGGCGGTCTTCTTTTCCGACGTGACCGGCAGGAAGGGGCAGGAGGAGATGATCCTGCGCATCGCCAAAGGGATCACCCCGCAGACCGGCGACGGTTTTTTCCGCCAACTGGCCTGCGCCCTGGCCGAAACCCTCGAGGCCGATTACGCCTTTGTCGCCACCCTCTGCGACGGCGGGGTAGAGACGGTCAAAACCATCGCCGTCTGTGCCCAGGGTGCCATCGCCGACAACCTCAGCTTTTCCCTGGCCGGCACACCCTGCAACGACCTCTTCGACGGCGGTGTCTGTACCTACCTAAAGGACGTCCGGTCCATTTTTCCCGAAGACCCCCTCCTGAGCGAGCGGGGGGTCGAGGCCTACGTCGGCACCCCCCTCTTCGACTCCCTCGGACGCCCTCTGGGGTTCCTCGCCGTCCTCTTCTGCCACCCCCTGCAGAATTCCGAGACCGCCGAGAGTCTGCTGAAGATCTTCGGCGGCCGGGCGGCGGCGGAACTGGAACGCCAGAACAGCGAACAGGTCCTGCAGGAGAGCGAAGAACGTTTCCGGGTCGCCTTCCAGAGCTCCCCCGATGCCGTCCTCCTGGCCCGCGCCGACAACGGCACCATCGTCAGCGTCAACGACGGTTTCGCCGCCTGGAGCGGCTATTCCCGCCAGGAGTGCATCGGCAGGACCTCTTTGGATTTGGGCCTCTTCGAAGATCCGTCCTTTCTTGAGGGGATGGAGGAGGTTCTGGCCGGCACTGGCGAAATCAGCAACCTCGAGGCCCGACTGCGCCTCAGGGACAAAACCATCACCACCGGGCTCGTCTCGGCGCGAAGGATCCACTTCGGCGGTTCTCCCTATCTGCACATATCCATCCGCGACATCAGCGCCATCAAGGCGACCCAGCAGGCCCTCGGAGAGAGCGAGCACCGCTTTCGCACTCTCTACCAGCAGTTCCAGGCCCTCCTCGACGGCATTCCCGACGCCCTCCTCCTCCTTTCTCCCGACCTCCGGGTCGTCTGGGCCAACAGCGGAGCGGCGATCCATTTCGACCGTCCCGGCGAGGACCTCGCCGGACTCCCCTGGCAAACGATCTGGGGCACCCTCCCCGAGGAATGGGACGGCTGTCTCAGAGAGGTCTTCAGCAGCGGCGAAGCGGCGGAGCTGATGACGCAAAGCGCCGACGGCCGTTATTGGGGGGTCAAGGTCTTCCCCCTCCGGGATCCGGGGGGAACAGTGGTCAACGTCATCCAGATCGCAAGCGATGTGAGCGAAAAGGTCCGGCTGCGCGAGCAGGCCCTGCAGTCGAGCCGCCTTGCCGCCCTCGGTATCCTGGCGGCCGGAGTGGCCCACGAGATCAACAACCCCAACGCCCAGATCCTCCTCAATCTCCCCATGGTCGCCGAAGCGGTGGCGGAGAGCCTGCCGATTCTCGACCGCCACCGGCAAGAGCACGGCGACTTTACCTGGGGGGGATTGCGCTACTCGAAGATGCGCGACGAGATCCCCCTCCTCGTCGCCGAAATGGAAGAGGCCGCAGGGCGCATCCGTTTCATCGTCGACGACCTGAAGAACTTCGCCAGCAAGGAGCCCCTCGACCGGAGCCAGACCGTGGACATCAACGAAGCGGTCGCCACCACGCTGCGTCTGGCCGGTAACATCATCCGCCGCTCGACCCGACGCTGCGAAGTCGACTACGGCGCCGATCTTCCCTCCCTCCCGGGGAACCGCCAGCGTCTCGAACAGGTCTTCCTCAACCTGATCATCAACGCCTGCCAGGCCCTCCCCGACCCGGAGAGGGGACTCTTCGTCACCACCCGTTTCGACACCGGGGACAACTGCGCCCTCATCACTATCCGCGACGAGGGGCAAGGGATGAGCCCCGAGATCCTCGGCCACATCACCGACCCCTTCTTCACCACCCGCCGCGATGTCGGCGGCTCCGGCCTCGGACTCTCCATCTCCGCCCGCATCGTCAAGGAGCACGGCGGCGACATCCGCTTTTCTTCGGCACCGGGAGCGGGAACCGAGGTCATCGTGACCCTGCCTTCCTCCCAGGAAAGGATCTCCTGA
- a CDS encoding aminotransferase class IV yields MIVNIDGRFVAEEEARISIFDGAVRFGDSLFETLKAKEGRIFFLEYHLDRIELSARLLGFPCDRAAARSALQESAARLGAPVARLRLTLTRGAGSGLSFPPAKEGRILVTALPYAEPTNDERLAGAACVLAPNRRVNPLSHLPQMKRGNYADCLYAADFARRRGAREALFIDEGNNVLEGATSNLFAVVDGTLVTPPAGELVLAGILRARVLAGARALGLPVREGEIPLERLYRAKEAFLANALIGTLPVSAIEGRPLKRGRWAEILMARLEADAPL; encoded by the coding sequence ATGATCGTCAACATCGACGGCCGCTTCGTGGCCGAAGAGGAAGCAAGGATCTCCATCTTCGACGGCGCCGTGCGTTTCGGCGACTCCCTCTTCGAGACCCTCAAGGCCAAAGAGGGGCGGATCTTTTTCCTCGAATACCATCTCGACCGCATTGAGCTCTCGGCCCGCCTCCTCGGCTTTCCCTGCGACCGCGCTGCGGCCCGCTCTGCTTTGCAGGAGAGCGCCGCCCGTCTCGGCGCCCCCGTCGCCCGGCTGCGCCTGACCCTGACCCGCGGCGCCGGATCCGGTCTCTCCTTCCCCCCGGCAAAGGAGGGACGCATCCTCGTCACCGCTTTACCCTATGCCGAGCCGACCAACGACGAACGGCTTGCCGGAGCGGCCTGCGTCCTCGCTCCCAACCGCCGGGTCAACCCTTTGAGCCACCTGCCGCAGATGAAGCGCGGCAACTATGCCGACTGTCTCTATGCCGCCGATTTCGCCCGTCGCCGCGGCGCCCGCGAAGCGCTCTTCATCGACGAGGGTAACAACGTCCTCGAAGGGGCGACCAGCAACCTCTTCGCCGTTGTCGACGGCACCCTCGTCACCCCCCCCGCCGGGGAACTGGTCCTGGCCGGGATTCTCCGCGCCCGGGTTCTCGCCGGAGCCCGCGCCCTCGGCCTGCCGGTGCGGGAGGGGGAGATCCCCCTCGAGCGGCTCTATCGGGCAAAAGAGGCCTTTCTCGCCAACGCCCTCATCGGCACCCTGCCTGTGTCAGCGATCGAAGGACGCCCACTGAAAAGGGGAAGATGGGCGGAGATTCTGATGGCGCGCCTCGAAGCCGACGCCCCGCTGTAA
- a CDS encoding anthranilate synthase component I family protein, protein MSSNCRTFSLERFDPLLLTQRLCPEGPGFLETLNSSAKTGRYSIVPLRRREAYRLDRGGLMRIEAGVETPLEGDPFLVLGALLESRRRSDSGVLFPGGFFGTLGYDLSAWIETLPQRAARDLPVPALWLDWVDLTAVYDHDEKTLTLASLDPQDDLFSLEEKVRRALAVPLPLPAPGRTAPLVPRLSEEDFTAMVRRAKEYIEAGDIYQANLSCRFDGPYSGSAADLYRRLRAVNPSPFASLLRLPGVEIVSSSPERLVSLHNGVAETRPIAGTRPRGYTPPEDSHLGEELLAHPKERAEHVMLVDLERNDLGKVCCSGTVEVDELMVLERYSHVTHIVSNVRGLLRDGVGPFELLRAVFPGGTVTGVPKKRCMEIIDELEPTGRGSYTGSAGYISVTGGMDFNILIRTFQKFGATLTYQVGAGIVADSIPEREWQECLAKGRALQQALEDFP, encoded by the coding sequence ATGAGCAGCAACTGCCGCACCTTTTCCCTCGAGCGCTTCGACCCCCTCCTCCTGACGCAGCGCCTCTGCCCCGAAGGGCCGGGTTTTCTCGAGACGCTCAATTCCTCGGCCAAAACCGGGCGCTACAGCATCGTCCCTCTGCGGCGCCGCGAAGCGTACCGCCTCGACAGAGGCGGCCTGATGCGCATCGAAGCCGGCGTGGAGACCCCCCTCGAAGGCGACCCCTTCCTCGTGCTCGGGGCGCTCCTGGAATCCCGGCGGCGAAGCGACTCCGGCGTCCTCTTCCCCGGCGGTTTTTTCGGAACCCTCGGCTACGATCTCTCCGCCTGGATCGAGACCCTGCCGCAACGGGCCGCCCGCGACCTCCCCGTCCCCGCTCTGTGGCTCGACTGGGTCGACCTGACCGCGGTCTACGACCACGACGAAAAGACTCTGACCCTGGCCTCCCTCGATCCGCAGGATGATCTTTTTTCTCTCGAGGAAAAGGTGCGCCGGGCCCTCGCCGTCCCTCTTCCCCTGCCGGCGCCGGGCCGGACCGCCCCCCTCGTCCCCCGCCTCTCCGAAGAGGACTTTACTGCCATGGTCCGGCGGGCCAAGGAGTACATCGAGGCCGGCGACATCTACCAGGCCAACCTCTCCTGCCGCTTCGACGGCCCTTATTCCGGGAGCGCCGCGGACCTCTACCGCCGGCTGCGGGCCGTCAACCCCTCCCCCTTCGCCTCCCTTTTGCGCCTCCCGGGAGTGGAGATCGTCTCCTCGTCCCCCGAGCGCCTTGTCTCCCTGCACAACGGCGTCGCCGAAACCCGCCCCATCGCCGGAACGCGGCCGCGGGGGTACACCCCTCCCGAGGATTCCCATCTCGGCGAGGAGCTTCTGGCCCACCCCAAGGAGCGGGCCGAGCACGTCATGCTTGTCGACCTCGAACGCAACGACCTCGGCAAGGTCTGTTGCAGCGGCACCGTCGAGGTGGACGAACTGATGGTTCTCGAGCGCTACTCCCACGTCACCCACATCGTCTCCAACGTCCGCGGCCTTCTCCGCGACGGCGTCGGCCCCTTCGAACTGCTGCGGGCGGTCTTTCCCGGCGGCACCGTCACCGGAGTGCCGAAAAAGCGCTGCATGGAGATCATCGACGAGCTCGAACCGACGGGGCGCGGCAGCTACACCGGATCCGCCGGCTACATCTCCGTCACCGGCGGCATGGATTTCAACATCCTGATCCGCACTTTTCAGAAATTCGGCGCCACTCTCACCTACCAGGTCGGCGCCGGGATCGTCGCCGACTCGATCCCCGAACGGGAGTGGCAGGAGTGCCTGGCCAAGGGGCGGGCGCTGCAACAGGCCCTGGAGGATTTCCCATGA
- a CDS encoding AzlC family ABC transporter permease translates to MENSLTTSARWRQGLGAAWPICLGYLPLGIALGVLARQAGIDPLGIGLMSLLVFAGSAQFIAVAMLASGASVGAIVLATLVVNFRHLLMSSALAVYLRGVGPGFLALFAYGITDESFAVNMTRFRSGDWDRWRALIVNQAANAAWVLSTVAGAFLGELIPAGAFGIDYALIGMFLCLLVFQLRGAFHLFTALISGVLSVACYLAVPGDSYVVVAAVGAASAGFLLQRHKRRGRR, encoded by the coding sequence ATGGAAAATTCGCTCACGACATCGGCGCGCTGGCGACAGGGGCTCGGCGCCGCCTGGCCGATCTGCCTCGGCTACCTCCCCCTGGGGATCGCCCTCGGCGTGCTGGCCCGTCAGGCCGGGATCGACCCGCTGGGGATCGGTCTGATGTCGCTCCTCGTCTTTGCCGGCAGCGCCCAGTTCATCGCCGTGGCGATGCTCGCTTCCGGCGCCTCCGTCGGGGCCATCGTGCTGGCCACCCTGGTCGTCAATTTCCGCCATCTGCTGATGAGCTCGGCCCTGGCGGTTTACCTGCGCGGCGTCGGTCCCGGCTTTCTCGCCCTCTTCGCCTACGGCATCACCGACGAGAGCTTTGCCGTCAACATGACCCGCTTCCGCAGCGGTGATTGGGACCGCTGGCGGGCCCTGATCGTCAACCAGGCCGCCAACGCCGCCTGGGTCCTCTCCACCGTCGCCGGGGCCTTTCTCGGCGAGCTGATCCCCGCCGGGGCCTTCGGCATCGATTACGCACTCATCGGAATGTTTCTCTGCCTGCTGGTCTTCCAGTTGCGGGGGGCGTTCCATCTCTTCACCGCCCTGATCTCCGGCGTCCTCTCCGTCGCCTGCTATCTGGCCGTCCCGGGGGATTCCTATGTGGTGGTCGCCGCCGTCGGTGCGGCGAGCGCCGGCTTTTTGCTGCAGCGGCACAAAAGGAGGGGAAGGCGATGA
- a CDS encoding AzlD domain-containing protein, which produces MSMAFADYLFLLGAMGAVTYLPRWLPVFLLSRRPLPSWLIDWLDLIPVAVLSALLAPALLADSAPRALNLGKPELLVAGPTLLFALKTRSLGGTVLLGMFLYWLTGLVL; this is translated from the coding sequence ATGAGTATGGCTTTTGCCGATTACCTCTTTCTCCTCGGCGCCATGGGCGCCGTCACTTATCTGCCGCGCTGGCTCCCGGTCTTTCTCCTCTCCCGGCGCCCCTTGCCGTCGTGGCTCATCGACTGGCTCGATCTGATCCCCGTGGCCGTCCTCAGTGCTCTCCTGGCGCCGGCGCTGCTGGCCGACAGCGCTCCCCGTGCCCTGAATCTCGGCAAGCCGGAACTTCTGGTCGCCGGTCCCACCCTTCTTTTCGCCCTCAAAACCCGCTCCCTCGGCGGGACCGTGCTTCTCGGGATGTTTCTCTACTGGCTGACGGGCTTGGTCCTCTGA
- a CDS encoding MoaD/ThiS family protein: protein MEKKANAVIRLYGNLHTLRKERGLPSVAELWLPAGGRTAAEVAAELDLPLERIEGVFCNHKAYGLDRILCPGDELAFIPTGIPGPHRYMLGIHAAGKKHSHE from the coding sequence ATGGAGAAGAAGGCAAACGCCGTCATCCGCCTCTACGGCAACCTCCACACCCTGCGCAAGGAACGGGGTCTGCCGTCGGTAGCCGAGCTCTGGCTCCCGGCCGGAGGGCGCACGGCGGCAGAGGTCGCCGCAGAGCTCGATCTCCCCCTCGAGCGCATCGAGGGGGTCTTCTGCAACCACAAGGCCTACGGCCTCGACCGCATCCTGTGCCCGGGCGACGAGCTGGCTTTCATCCCCACCGGCATCCCGGGACCGCACCGCTACATGCTCGGCATCCACGCCGCCGGCAAGAAACATTCTCACGAATAG
- the mobB gene encoding molybdopterin-guanine dinucleotide biosynthesis protein B: protein MRSKAVSFIAKSGTGKTTLLEKVIADLKSRGYKVGVIKHDAHQFEIDHPGKDSHRLTAAGADTMLITSPAKLALVKQHDASPPLDELLNLYFSDCDIVVTEGFKKSGLPKIEINRAERSGTLICRDQEYDPTLIAVASDQHLEVDVPLLDLNNPGQIADFVEERFLKSAVKGV, encoded by the coding sequence ATGCGCAGCAAAGCCGTATCCTTCATCGCCAAATCGGGGACGGGAAAGACCACCCTGCTGGAGAAAGTCATCGCCGATCTCAAGAGCCGCGGATACAAGGTCGGCGTCATCAAACATGACGCCCACCAGTTCGAGATCGACCACCCGGGGAAGGATTCCCACCGCCTCACCGCCGCCGGGGCCGACACCATGCTCATCACCTCGCCGGCCAAGCTCGCCCTGGTGAAACAGCACGACGCCTCCCCGCCCCTCGACGAGCTTCTCAATCTCTACTTTTCCGACTGCGACATCGTCGTCACCGAAGGATTCAAGAAGAGCGGTCTCCCCAAGATCGAGATCAACCGTGCCGAGCGCAGCGGCACCCTGATCTGCCGCGACCAGGAGTACGATCCGACCCTGATCGCCGTCGCCAGCGACCAGCACCTCGAGGTCGACGTCCCCCTCCTCGACCTCAACAATCCCGGCCAGATTGCCGACTTCGTCGAGGAGCGCTTTCTCAAATCCGCAGTCAAAGGGGTCTGA
- a CDS encoding radical SAM/SPASM family putative metalloenzyme maturase has translation MSQTPTIQKKRIELPHQAPFPRKLFVETTTRCNMTCPMCVKQTEHSTIVNGHMTQETFAALTPAFAGLEALILNGVGESLLHPRLETFIAEARSAMPDSGWIGFQSNGLLLDEKKACALAEAGLDRICISLDAVSPEIFRRLREGGEIGAVARAFSALRSAKKNIPGSRLRGGVECVVMQDNLHQLPEVLRYAARQGAQFAIVSQLIPYAAGQQDQIAYGTDTDAAVELFERWRAEGERQGIDLRTVSLGSWGISGIGDPRVSALVEGMKSEARKKEIFLNVKEIRDRLGREENSEELAEVFAEARAIADKLGMELFLPAPRPQQERRCAFVEEGGAFVSWNGEVHPCYNLWHGYRCYLNGWERTVRPQVFGDLGHQSLAEIWNAPDFRRFRDNVLRYDHSNCISCTVAPCDYVEDEVFQQDCYLKTEPCGTCLWSMGILQCLQ, from the coding sequence ATGTCCCAAACTCCAACAATACAAAAAAAACGGATCGAGCTGCCGCACCAGGCCCCGTTCCCCCGCAAACTCTTCGTCGAAACGACCACCCGGTGCAACATGACCTGCCCGATGTGCGTCAAGCAGACCGAACACAGCACCATCGTCAACGGTCACATGACTCAAGAAACCTTCGCCGCCCTGACCCCGGCCTTTGCAGGTCTCGAAGCCCTCATTCTCAACGGCGTCGGGGAATCCCTTCTCCACCCCCGCCTCGAAACCTTCATCGCCGAGGCCCGCAGCGCCATGCCGGATTCGGGATGGATCGGCTTCCAGTCCAACGGCCTCCTGCTCGACGAGAAGAAAGCCTGCGCCCTGGCCGAGGCGGGTCTCGACCGCATCTGCATCTCCCTCGACGCCGTCTCCCCGGAGATCTTCCGCCGCCTGCGCGAAGGGGGGGAGATCGGCGCCGTGGCCCGGGCTTTTTCTGCTTTGCGGAGCGCGAAAAAAAATATCCCTGGCTCCCGCCTGCGCGGCGGCGTCGAATGCGTCGTCATGCAGGACAACCTCCATCAGCTCCCCGAGGTGCTGCGCTATGCGGCCCGGCAGGGGGCGCAGTTCGCCATCGTCTCCCAGCTGATCCCCTATGCCGCCGGGCAGCAGGACCAGATCGCCTACGGCACCGACACCGATGCCGCAGTGGAGCTCTTCGAGCGCTGGCGGGCAGAGGGAGAGCGCCAGGGGATCGATTTGCGCACCGTCTCGCTGGGGTCCTGGGGCATTTCCGGGATCGGCGATCCGCGGGTGAGCGCTCTGGTCGAGGGGATGAAAAGCGAAGCCCGAAAGAAGGAGATCTTTCTCAACGTCAAGGAGATCCGGGATCGCCTGGGGCGGGAGGAAAACAGCGAAGAACTGGCCGAGGTCTTCGCCGAAGCCCGGGCAATTGCCGACAAGCTCGGGATGGAACTTTTCCTGCCGGCTCCGCGGCCGCAGCAGGAACGCCGCTGCGCCTTCGTCGAAGAGGGGGGCGCCTTCGTCTCCTGGAACGGCGAGGTCCACCCCTGCTACAACCTGTGGCACGGCTATCGCTGCTACCTCAACGGCTGGGAACGCACCGTCCGGCCGCAGGTCTTCGGCGATCTAGGACACCAGAGCCTCGCCGAGATCTGGAACGCCCCCGACTTCCGGCGCTTCCGTGACAATGTCCTGCGCTACGACCACTCGAACTGCATCAGCTGCACCGTCGCTCCCTGCGACTACGTCGAGGACGAAGTTTTCCAGCAGGACTGCTATCTCAAGACCGAGCCCTGCGGCACCTGCCTGTGGTCCATGGGAATCCTGCAGTGCCTGCAGTAG